The following proteins are co-located in the Pseudomonas synxantha genome:
- a CDS encoding ATP-dependent Clp protease proteolytic subunit, translated as MPLHAINFTGPINASTCSQLIEKATVAVQQGASCLVLNIATMGGECSYGFTMYNFLLALPIPVHTHNLGTVESMGNIIFLAGERRTACAHSKFLFHPFHWHLQGAVDHSRMSEYTMSLDYDLHLYARIVAERTHDAIEQLETEKYLIAAPRIFDPHQAMACGLIHGIEPTLIKAEFVTSFIHS; from the coding sequence ATGCCTCTACACGCTATCAACTTCACCGGCCCGATCAATGCATCGACCTGTAGCCAACTCATCGAAAAGGCCACGGTTGCCGTACAGCAGGGTGCCAGCTGCCTGGTGCTGAATATTGCGACCATGGGCGGTGAGTGCAGCTACGGTTTTACGATGTACAACTTTCTGCTGGCCCTGCCGATTCCCGTGCATACCCACAATCTGGGCACGGTGGAGTCGATGGGCAACATTATTTTCCTGGCCGGTGAGCGCAGGACTGCCTGCGCCCATAGCAAATTCCTGTTTCATCCGTTTCATTGGCACCTGCAAGGCGCCGTAGACCATTCGCGCATGTCGGAGTACACCATGAGTCTGGACTACGACCTGCATCTGTACGCACGCATCGTGGCCGAACGTACCCACGATGCCATCGAACAACTGGAAACCGAAAAGTACCTGATCGCTGCGCCGCGCATCTTCGATCCGCACCAGGCCATGGCCTGCGGTTTGATCCATGGCATTGAGCCGACGCTCATCAAGGCAGAATTCGTCACCAGCTTCATTCACTCCTAG
- a CDS encoding general stress protein, whose protein sequence is MTTSNKNPGNFANDQQKASEAGRKGGQASGGNFANDREKASEAGRKGGQQSHGGGRKS, encoded by the coding sequence ATGACCACAAGTAATAAAAACCCTGGAAACTTCGCCAACGATCAACAAAAAGCTTCCGAGGCGGGTAGGAAAGGTGGCCAGGCATCTGGCGGCAACTTTGCCAACGACCGTGAAAAGGCGTCGGAAGCCGGCCGTAAAGGTGGGCAACAAAGCCATGGCGGCGGCCGCAAGTCGTAA
- a CDS encoding PLDc N-terminal domain-containing protein, with protein MQTTYFWIGLAVILVLLDLWIINSVWRSDKTSGTKAGWTALVVVLPFVGAVIWSVAGPRGVTKGPSSPEHSKG; from the coding sequence ATGCAAACCACGTATTTCTGGATAGGCCTGGCAGTCATCCTCGTATTACTCGACCTGTGGATCATCAACAGCGTATGGCGCAGCGACAAAACCTCGGGCACCAAGGCCGGATGGACTGCCCTGGTGGTGGTGTTGCCATTTGTCGGCGCGGTGATATGGAGCGTGGCCGGGCCCCGTGGCGTAACCAAAGGCCCGTCGTCGCCGGAACACAGCAAGGGGTGA
- a CDS encoding thiamine pyrophosphate-requiring protein yields MTMTVGDFLVERLSEWGVTRIFGYPGDGINGVFGSLNRAKGKIEFVQARHEEMAAFMASAHAKFTGELGVCIATSGPGAAHLLTGLYDARMDHMPVLAIAGQQARAALGSHYQQELDLLSMFKDVAGAFVQQASVPAQVRHLVDRAVRTAVGERRVTAIILPNDLQEQPYEAPARAHGTAHSGVGYTKPRVLPYANDLERAAEVLNGGEKVAILVGAGALGATDEVIAIAEALGAGAAKALLGKAVLPDDLPWVTGSIGLLGTEPSYKLMTECDTLLMIGSGFPYSEFLPKEGQARGVQIDLQPDMLSLRYPMEVNLVGDAKETLAALLPLLEHKSQRKWRKQVEGWRDSWEKTLEKRALAKAKPINPQRVVHELSPRLPDHAIITCDSGSCANWYARDLKIRRGMQCSLSGGLASMGAAVPYAIAAKFAHPQRTVVALVGDGAMQMNNLAELITVAKYWRKWQSPKWICAVFNNEDLNQVTWEQRVMEGDPKFEASQNIPDVPYHLFAISLGLKGIFVEHEDDVAAAWEQALASDIPVLIEFKTDPNVPPLPPHIKLEQAKKFASTLLQGDPQEAGVIVQTAKQVLASVLPGGAKK; encoded by the coding sequence ATGACAATGACAGTAGGCGACTTTCTGGTTGAACGGCTCAGCGAGTGGGGCGTAACGCGTATTTTCGGTTACCCCGGCGACGGTATCAACGGGGTGTTCGGCTCCTTGAATCGGGCCAAGGGCAAAATCGAATTCGTCCAGGCGCGCCATGAGGAAATGGCCGCTTTCATGGCCTCGGCCCATGCCAAGTTCACCGGCGAACTGGGGGTATGCATCGCCACCTCCGGCCCGGGCGCTGCGCATTTACTCACCGGCCTGTATGACGCGCGTATGGACCACATGCCGGTGCTGGCTATTGCTGGGCAGCAGGCCAGGGCCGCACTGGGCAGTCATTACCAGCAGGAACTAGACCTGCTCTCGATGTTCAAGGATGTCGCCGGGGCTTTTGTGCAACAGGCCTCGGTCCCGGCGCAGGTGCGCCATCTAGTGGACCGCGCGGTGCGCACCGCTGTGGGCGAGCGCAGGGTCACCGCGATCATCCTGCCCAACGATCTGCAGGAGCAGCCTTACGAAGCGCCAGCCCGAGCCCATGGCACTGCGCATTCCGGCGTCGGCTACACCAAGCCCAGGGTACTGCCCTATGCCAATGACCTGGAGCGCGCCGCCGAGGTGCTGAACGGCGGCGAAAAGGTCGCCATCCTAGTTGGCGCCGGTGCCTTGGGAGCCACCGATGAAGTCATCGCCATTGCCGAGGCGCTGGGCGCCGGAGCCGCCAAAGCCCTGCTCGGCAAGGCCGTGCTGCCTGACGACTTGCCTTGGGTCACCGGTAGCATTGGCCTGCTCGGCACCGAGCCCAGCTATAAGCTGATGACCGAGTGCGACACCCTGTTGATGATCGGTTCGGGGTTTCCCTATTCCGAATTCCTGCCCAAGGAAGGCCAAGCCCGTGGTGTGCAGATCGACCTGCAACCGGACATGCTGAGCCTGCGCTACCCCATGGAAGTCAACTTGGTAGGTGACGCCAAGGAAACCTTGGCGGCGCTGCTGCCTTTGCTGGAACACAAGAGCCAGCGCAAGTGGCGCAAGCAGGTCGAAGGCTGGCGTGACAGTTGGGAAAAGACCCTGGAAAAACGCGCCTTGGCCAAGGCCAAGCCGATCAACCCGCAGCGCGTCGTGCATGAACTGTCGCCACGCCTGCCGGACCACGCGATCATCACCTGTGACTCCGGCTCCTGCGCCAACTGGTACGCCCGCGACCTGAAGATCCGCCGCGGCATGCAATGCTCGCTGTCCGGCGGCCTGGCGTCCATGGGCGCCGCCGTGCCCTACGCCATCGCGGCCAAATTTGCCCATCCACAACGCACCGTCGTGGCCCTGGTGGGGGATGGCGCGATGCAGATGAACAACCTGGCCGAATTGATCACTGTGGCCAAGTATTGGCGAAAGTGGCAAAGCCCGAAGTGGATCTGCGCCGTGTTCAATAACGAAGACCTCAACCAGGTCACCTGGGAGCAGCGGGTCATGGAAGGCGATCCGAAGTTCGAAGCCTCGCAGAATATTCCCGATGTGCCGTACCACCTGTTCGCCATTTCCCTGGGGCTCAAAGGCATCTTCGTCGAGCATGAAGACGACGTCGCCGCGGCGTGGGAACAGGCGCTGGCATCGGACATCCCGGTGCTGATCGAATTCAAGACCGACCCCAACGTGCCGCCACTGCCGCCGCATATCAAGCTGGAGCAGGCGAAGAAGTTTGCCTCCACATTGCTTCAGGGGGATCCGCAGGAGGCCGGGGTAATCGTGCAAACCGCCAAGCAGGTGCTGGCCAGCGTATTGCCGGGTGGTGCGAAGAAATAG
- a CDS encoding cytochrome c3 family protein, translating to MTQIFSRSADTWLRVGLLLLIVGLSGGLLVALTLESTDYRTGRNWVVEQPLPFSHAHHAGELKIDCRYCHSAVQTSAMASLPATETCMSCHSQVWKNADVLEPLRKSLREHKPLHWQRVVELPDYVYFHHGVHVNAGVGCNECHGRVDRMQLLFKAQPLNMGECLACHRDPAPHLRPPEQVTNLQWHTDEDRRQLGERLMRARGIEVKGLTDCGVCHR from the coding sequence ATGACGCAGATTTTCAGTCGCTCGGCCGACACCTGGTTGCGCGTGGGACTGCTGTTACTCATCGTCGGCCTCTCGGGAGGCTTGCTTGTGGCATTGACCCTGGAGAGCACCGATTACCGCACTGGACGCAACTGGGTGGTTGAACAGCCCTTGCCCTTCAGTCATGCCCACCATGCCGGCGAACTGAAGATTGATTGCCGCTACTGCCACAGCGCGGTGCAGACCTCGGCCATGGCCAGCCTGCCAGCCACCGAAACCTGCATGAGCTGCCATTCCCAGGTATGGAAAAACGCCGACGTGCTCGAACCGTTGCGCAAGAGCCTGCGTGAACATAAACCCTTGCACTGGCAGCGCGTCGTTGAATTGCCGGACTACGTGTACTTCCATCACGGCGTGCATGTAAATGCGGGGGTGGGCTGCAATGAATGCCATGGCCGGGTGGACCGTATGCAACTGCTGTTCAAGGCGCAGCCGTTGAACATGGGCGAATGCCTGGCCTGTCACCGTGACCCGGCACCGCACTTGCGCCCTCCAGAGCAAGTGACCAACCTGCAATGGCACACCGATGAGGATCGACGCCAGTTGGGTGAGCGACTGATGCGTGCACGCGGTATCGAGGTGAAGGGCCTTACCGATTGCGGGGTCTGTCATCGATGA
- a CDS encoding TAT-variant-translocated molybdopterin oxidoreductase, translating into MSAPLDFVALRGQLAGLKGRAYWRGLEALSASPEVQALMEAEFPGVAPLLDRRGFLQLMAASLAMAGLAACGKAPEQAITAVHQPATLTPGVAAWYATAVSLAGVAQPVLAKTQAGRPIKLEGNPAHPMSGGACDAFTQAAILQLYDPDRSQAPRWRGRETSWAQVRAALSQERQALDRLHGKGLHIVCGASSSPTLQRQFEQLQKRWPEARLYHGEAFAETTAMVASEQLFGQPLTARVHLEHAQVLVCLDYDPLGCGPYQTVRQSGWAERRRRAAKGEGAALSFVAESVPTLTGAAATARLPMPPSRLPDMLLALSQALGETLPGTPRLTAAQRQWLDLAVAALKAHPGRGLIGISSQAPEALQAQVLRLNQRLGHLGRTLDLQAPSLLGYEPQRQWASLQQLAQALQEERVSHLVMLDCNPVQLSALPAQLQQVPMRLHAGLYYDESAAQCHWHLPLNHGLDGWSDARAADGSACIVQPLIEPLYATRTLHQVLELLMSAAEADGLALVRATWAHIPEAQWRQALAQGWIETAAPSVAVRNPGTAAASLALSDRDGLQALVRPDPTIWDGRFANCAWLQELPKPISTLTWSNVVGLSPRLAERLGVGNGDGVEVSLTGQTLRGPAWVEPGQADEVIALYAGYGRTRAGRVGNDLGYAVRPIQALAADAKLRVTGEHYRLATTQAHHQLPDEDEPPIRVVARDAPHLPGQTIPVSLYSPAADSGPQWGMVIDLDLCTGCNACVVACQAENNIAVVGAEQVARGRNMHWLRIDHYYQGSLDAPRSRFQPLPCMHCEQAPCETGCPVNATVHSRDGLNQMVYNRCIGTRTCAAYCPYKVRRFNWLDWSANAAPSIQAQRNPEVTVRSRGVMEKCTYCIQRISAARIEDKQQAAAFDPSSVVTACQQTCPSQAIRFGDIADPASDVSQARRDPRHYRLLDALGTRPRTSYLARIEEEGTGDAS; encoded by the coding sequence ATGAGCGCGCCACTGGACTTTGTCGCTTTGCGTGGGCAGCTCGCCGGACTCAAGGGCCGGGCCTATTGGCGCGGGCTTGAGGCACTGTCTGCGTCCCCCGAGGTGCAGGCGCTGATGGAGGCCGAGTTTCCCGGGGTAGCGCCGTTGCTGGACCGCCGCGGTTTCCTGCAACTGATGGCCGCCTCCCTGGCAATGGCGGGGCTGGCGGCGTGCGGCAAAGCCCCGGAACAAGCCATTACCGCCGTTCACCAGCCGGCCACCCTGACCCCCGGCGTGGCGGCCTGGTATGCCACCGCCGTGTCATTGGCTGGCGTGGCACAACCGGTATTGGCCAAGACCCAGGCCGGGCGCCCGATCAAGCTGGAGGGCAACCCAGCACATCCAATGTCTGGCGGTGCCTGTGATGCCTTCACCCAGGCGGCGATCCTGCAGCTCTACGATCCTGATCGCTCCCAGGCACCCCGCTGGCGGGGCCGCGAAACCAGTTGGGCGCAGGTGCGCGCAGCGCTGTCCCAGGAGCGGCAGGCGTTGGATCGCCTTCACGGCAAAGGCTTGCATATCGTCTGCGGCGCCAGCAGTTCGCCGACCCTCCAGCGCCAGTTCGAGCAACTGCAAAAACGTTGGCCCGAGGCGCGGCTGTATCACGGCGAAGCCTTTGCCGAGACCACCGCCATGGTCGCCAGCGAACAGCTGTTTGGTCAGCCGCTGACGGCGCGCGTGCACTTGGAGCATGCCCAAGTGCTGGTATGCCTGGACTATGACCCCTTGGGCTGCGGCCCCTACCAGACTGTGCGGCAGAGCGGCTGGGCCGAGCGCCGGCGCCGGGCCGCCAAAGGCGAGGGTGCGGCCTTGTCGTTCGTGGCTGAAAGCGTTCCGACTCTCACTGGAGCCGCCGCCACGGCACGCTTGCCGATGCCACCGTCACGCCTGCCGGACATGCTACTGGCCTTGAGCCAGGCCCTGGGCGAAACCCTGCCGGGCACGCCGCGCCTGACGGCGGCGCAGCGCCAGTGGCTGGACCTGGCCGTGGCGGCGCTCAAGGCGCATCCGGGGCGTGGGCTGATCGGCATCAGCTCCCAGGCACCCGAAGCCTTGCAAGCGCAGGTCTTGCGCCTGAACCAGCGCCTTGGCCACCTGGGGCGAACCCTGGACTTGCAAGCCCCAAGCCTGCTGGGCTACGAGCCTCAACGCCAATGGGCGTCGCTGCAACAGCTGGCCCAAGCGCTGCAAGAGGAACGCGTGAGCCATCTGGTCATGCTCGACTGCAACCCGGTACAGCTGTCAGCGTTGCCGGCCCAATTGCAGCAAGTTCCCATGCGCCTGCACGCAGGGCTTTACTACGACGAAAGCGCCGCGCAGTGCCATTGGCACTTGCCGCTTAACCATGGGTTGGACGGCTGGAGCGATGCCCGCGCAGCGGATGGCAGCGCCTGTATCGTCCAGCCATTGATCGAGCCGCTGTATGCGACACGCACGCTGCACCAGGTGCTCGAGTTGCTGATGAGCGCCGCCGAGGCCGATGGCTTGGCGCTTGTACGGGCCACCTGGGCGCACATTCCCGAGGCGCAATGGCGCCAGGCCCTGGCGCAGGGTTGGATCGAAACTGCCGCGCCGTCGGTGGCGGTGCGCAACCCGGGCACAGCGGCTGCGTCGCTGGCCCTGAGTGACAGGGACGGCCTGCAAGCGCTGGTGCGTCCCGACCCGACTATCTGGGATGGGCGGTTTGCCAATTGCGCATGGTTGCAGGAATTGCCCAAGCCCATCAGCACCCTTACCTGGAGCAATGTGGTCGGGCTTTCCCCGCGCCTGGCCGAGCGATTGGGCGTGGGCAATGGCGACGGGGTCGAGGTGAGCCTGACCGGCCAGACCCTGCGTGGCCCGGCTTGGGTTGAACCAGGCCAGGCCGATGAGGTAATCGCCTTGTATGCCGGCTACGGTCGAACCCGCGCCGGGCGGGTCGGCAATGACCTGGGGTACGCCGTCAGGCCGATTCAGGCACTTGCGGCCGACGCCAAGCTGCGGGTCACGGGGGAGCACTATCGGTTGGCCACGACCCAGGCCCATCACCAGCTCCCCGATGAAGACGAGCCGCCCATCCGCGTAGTCGCGCGCGATGCGCCGCACCTGCCAGGCCAAACCATCCCCGTGTCGCTCTACAGCCCGGCTGCCGACAGTGGCCCGCAGTGGGGCATGGTCATCGACCTGGACCTGTGTACCGGCTGCAATGCCTGCGTCGTCGCCTGCCAGGCCGAGAACAATATCGCCGTGGTAGGCGCCGAACAGGTCGCCCGGGGCCGCAACATGCACTGGCTGCGGATCGACCATTACTACCAGGGCTCCCTGGATGCACCGCGCTCGCGCTTCCAACCTTTGCCCTGCATGCACTGCGAACAGGCGCCCTGCGAAACCGGCTGCCCGGTCAACGCCACGGTGCACAGCCGCGATGGCCTCAACCAGATGGTCTACAACCGCTGCATCGGCACCCGCACCTGCGCCGCTTATTGTCCGTACAAGGTTCGTCGCTTCAATTGGCTGGACTGGAGCGCCAACGCCGCACCGTCGATCCAGGCCCAGCGTAACCCCGAGGTCACGGTGCGCTCCCGGGGTGTTATGGAGAAGTGCACTTACTGCATCCAACGCATCAGCGCCGCACGAATCGAAGATAAACAACAGGCCGCAGCCTTTGATCCGTCCAGCGTGGTCACCGCCTGCCAGCAGACATGCCCCAGCCAGGCGATCAGGTTTGGGGACATTGCCGACCCCGCCAGTGATGTCAGCCAGGCGCGCCGGGACCCGCGCCATTACCGCTTGCTCGACGCCCTCGGCACCCGGCCACGCACCAGCTACCTGGCGCGCATCGAAGAGGAGGGCACTGGCGATGCAAGCTGA
- the nrfD gene encoding NrfD/PsrC family molybdoenzyme membrane anchor subunit: MQAEPLLHDTAHFLPKDLSDAQVSRQVFGPLQQFPRPVAWRWLFGLGVALLLMYLGCAAVLLAGGIGLWGNDQPVHWGFGILNYIWWLGIGHAGTFISALLLLIERPWRHTLNRLAELMTLMAVICAALYPILHLGRPWLFYWTMPYPNEMGLWPQFKSPTAWDMFAILSYLTVSLLFLWVGAIPDFATARDRASTRMRQVFYGLLALGWRGSQRHWALWRQATRVLALLAIPLVFAVSSGYSFLLTMGTQSGWHSTLFPAYFVAGAVFSGFAMVVLLAIVVRWMLCIESLITVRHLDMLGRLLLATGWLTAYGYLADLFMPFYSGDPHEIDVLLTRLGGPHAWSFWLAILCNVGVLQALWWRQVRRHPSRLALVAVAVLLGMWAERFMLLVPPQTRDLLVSSWGDYSPTRWDWALFVGSFGMFLVPYSLFLRYLPMVSAFEVKQALHQERGDD, encoded by the coding sequence ATGCAAGCTGAGCCGCTGCTGCACGACACCGCGCATTTTCTGCCCAAGGACCTGAGTGATGCGCAGGTGTCGCGGCAGGTGTTCGGGCCGTTGCAGCAGTTCCCCCGGCCAGTGGCCTGGCGCTGGTTATTTGGTCTGGGCGTCGCGCTGTTGCTGATGTACCTGGGTTGCGCCGCCGTGTTGTTGGCCGGTGGCATTGGCCTGTGGGGTAATGATCAGCCGGTGCATTGGGGGTTCGGCATTCTCAATTACATCTGGTGGCTGGGCATCGGCCACGCGGGCACCTTTATCTCGGCGTTGCTGCTGCTGATCGAGCGACCTTGGCGACATACTCTCAATCGCTTGGCGGAGCTGATGACGTTGATGGCAGTGATCTGCGCCGCGCTGTACCCGATCCTGCACCTGGGCCGCCCGTGGCTGTTCTACTGGACCATGCCTTATCCGAACGAAATGGGCCTGTGGCCGCAGTTCAAGAGCCCGACCGCCTGGGACATGTTTGCCATCCTGTCTTACCTGACGGTATCGCTGCTGTTCCTGTGGGTCGGTGCCATTCCGGACTTCGCCACTGCCCGTGACCGCGCCAGCACACGGATGCGACAAGTCTTTTACGGCTTGCTCGCATTGGGCTGGCGTGGCTCGCAGCGCCACTGGGCGTTGTGGCGACAGGCCACGCGGGTCTTGGCGCTATTGGCGATACCGCTGGTGTTCGCGGTGTCGAGCGGCTACTCGTTTCTGCTGACCATGGGCACCCAGAGCGGCTGGCACTCGACCTTGTTCCCCGCGTATTTCGTCGCCGGCGCGGTGTTTTCCGGATTCGCCATGGTGGTATTGCTGGCGATTGTGGTGCGCTGGATGCTGTGTATTGAAAGCCTGATCACCGTCCGCCACCTGGACATGCTCGGCCGCCTGTTGCTGGCCACCGGCTGGCTGACGGCCTACGGCTATCTGGCCGATCTGTTCATGCCGTTCTACAGCGGCGACCCCCATGAAATCGACGTATTGCTCACCCGTCTCGGCGGCCCGCACGCCTGGAGTTTCTGGTTGGCCATCCTGTGCAATGTCGGGGTGCTTCAAGCGCTGTGGTGGCGTCAGGTACGGCGGCACCCGTCACGCTTGGCCCTGGTGGCCGTCGCTGTGTTGCTGGGCATGTGGGCCGAGCGCTTCATGTTGCTGGTGCCGCCCCAAACCCGGGACCTGTTGGTGTCCAGCTGGGGCGATTATTCACCGACACGCTGGGACTGGGCGCTGTTCGTGGGAAGCTTCGGTATGTTCCTGGTGCCCTATAGCTTGTTTTTGCGCTATCTGCCCATGGTTTCTGCGTTTGAGGTCAAGCAGGCGCTGCATCAGGAGCGCGGCGATGACTGA
- a CDS encoding quinol:electron acceptor oxidoreductase subunit ActD, producing the protein MTECLGLLARYPAPRPLVDTGLRAWELGYRRLDGFAPFGLESLEPVLAARASRVPPMACVGAVVGVVVALLMQIGAVWVYPLNVGGRPLVALPLLPVVTFLFAVVFAAVAAVLTALIGMGLPRLHHPLFASQGFEHACDDGFFLFIDACDPLFDLQRTRALLAEQALSVHEVQP; encoded by the coding sequence ATGACTGAGTGCCTGGGGTTGCTTGCCCGATACCCTGCGCCACGGCCCTTGGTGGATACCGGCCTGCGCGCCTGGGAGCTGGGTTATCGACGCCTGGATGGGTTCGCGCCCTTTGGGTTGGAGTCCCTGGAGCCGGTACTCGCCGCCAGGGCCAGCCGTGTGCCACCCATGGCTTGTGTGGGCGCAGTGGTAGGCGTGGTAGTGGCGCTGCTGATGCAGATTGGCGCTGTGTGGGTTTACCCGTTGAATGTCGGCGGGAGGCCCTTGGTGGCGCTGCCGTTGCTGCCAGTCGTGACCTTCTTGTTTGCCGTGGTATTCGCCGCAGTCGCAGCGGTGCTCACGGCCTTGATAGGCATGGGCCTGCCACGTCTGCATCACCCGTTGTTTGCAAGCCAGGGCTTCGAGCACGCCTGTGACGACGGCTTCTTCTTGTTTATCGATGCCTGCGACCCGTTGTTCGATCTTCAACGGACCCGCGCCTTGTTGGCCGAGCAGGCCCTCAGCGTGCACGAGGTGCAGCCATGA
- a CDS encoding c-type cytochrome, producing the protein MKPWLWGLGLALLCSGCDDMSRQAKMLEQRPGALYADGLSTRQPPAGSVARGQLQREATVQQRPLMSAALLARGEEGYRVFCTPCHGLGGHGDGLVVGRGFPAPPAFTEPRLLHASDARLMQVIAQGHGLMQGYESRIQPDERWAIVAHLRLLQLSQRAELDSLPPPLRQAFEDQGQ; encoded by the coding sequence ATGAAACCCTGGCTATGGGGGCTGGGCCTGGCGCTGCTGTGCAGTGGCTGCGATGACATGTCACGCCAGGCCAAAATGCTGGAGCAACGGCCCGGCGCCTTATACGCCGATGGCCTGAGCACCCGCCAACCGCCTGCCGGCAGCGTGGCGCGCGGGCAATTGCAGCGGGAGGCGACCGTGCAGCAGCGCCCGCTGATGAGTGCGGCGTTGCTTGCCCGGGGTGAGGAGGGCTACCGGGTGTTTTGTACTCCCTGCCATGGCCTCGGCGGCCATGGCGACGGTCTAGTGGTCGGGCGCGGTTTTCCCGCGCCGCCGGCCTTTACCGAGCCGCGGTTGTTGCACGCCAGCGACGCTCGGCTGATGCAGGTCATCGCCCAGGGTCACGGCTTGATGCAGGGCTATGAATCGCGCATCCAGCCCGATGAGCGATGGGCCATTGTTGCTCACCTGCGGCTGCTGCAATTGAGCCAGCGTGCCGAACTCGACAGCTTGCCGCCGCCACTGCGCCAGGCGTTCGAGGACCAAGGCCAATGA
- a CDS encoding SCO family protein yields MGIERALLTLLLLCTLLSQQGLAQGFDPFAAAGIDSSRVGSPLALDSRFTDQQGRSVRLGDLLKGQPTLLVPLYFRCPNVCGAALTTLFSQLANQPYRLGRDFQVIAFSFDPREDPSAAREELAKLSQHWPTLANAAGLHLLTGDAAASHALADSIGFGYRFDPGQQQYAHSSAVAVVTADGRLSRWLYGLGYQASDLRLALTEAGQGKLGAIKEQLLLLCYHYDPQSGTYSSRIILLLQVAGTATVLLLGLFIAVTVRRERRGMG; encoded by the coding sequence ATGGGCATTGAACGCGCACTCCTGACGCTGTTGCTGCTGTGTACGCTGTTGTCGCAACAGGGCCTGGCCCAAGGCTTCGATCCCTTTGCCGCCGCGGGTATCGACAGCAGCCGAGTGGGTAGCCCACTGGCACTGGACAGCCGTTTCACCGATCAACAGGGGCGCTCCGTGCGCCTTGGGGATTTACTCAAGGGCCAACCGACGCTGTTGGTACCGTTGTATTTCCGTTGTCCGAATGTCTGCGGGGCGGCGCTCACGACCTTGTTCAGTCAACTGGCCAACCAACCCTATCGACTGGGGCGTGACTTCCAGGTGATCGCCTTCAGCTTCGACCCCCGCGAAGACCCCAGCGCTGCCCGGGAAGAACTGGCCAAGCTCAGCCAGCACTGGCCCACGCTGGCCAACGCCGCCGGCTTGCACCTGCTCACCGGTGATGCCGCCGCGAGCCACGCCTTGGCCGACTCCATCGGCTTCGGCTATCGCTTCGACCCTGGGCAACAGCAGTACGCCCACAGTTCAGCGGTGGCCGTGGTGACCGCGGATGGACGGCTGTCGCGCTGGCTCTATGGCCTGGGCTATCAAGCCAGCGATTTGCGCCTGGCGCTGACTGAGGCGGGGCAGGGCAAGCTTGGCGCGATCAAGGAGCAACTGTTGCTGCTGTGCTACCACTACGACCCACAGAGTGGCACCTATAGCAGCCGGATCATCCTGCTGTTGCAGGTGGCGGGAACGGCGACGGTGCTGCTGCTCGGCCTGTTTATTGCGGTGACCGTGCGGCGTGAACGGCGGGGGATGGGATGA
- the coxB gene encoding cytochrome c oxidase subunit II, whose product MNEQFLRLWPAQASDYAVSVDWLVIGFTAMMALFVLPVFVALWVFIWRYRRGRPADRDHRPQSNLPIELAWIILPFIGSLVVFLFSARLFFIARTPPDNALQVQVTARQWMWKFQHLGGQREINTLHVPARRPIKLTMISEDVIHSLFFPSLRIKQDVLPGRYSMLWFQAEHSGTYEVYCAEYCGTDHAAMLARLVVLDPADYERWLSDNGSAADLVSQGETLYRQYGCGSCHDSGNAPPLAGVFNRTVQLADGSQVKADEAYLRDSILLPQKQQVAGYLPIMPTYSNLLDEEAVQRLVAYLRALPGETR is encoded by the coding sequence ATGAACGAACAGTTCCTGCGCCTTTGGCCGGCGCAAGCCTCGGACTACGCGGTCTCGGTAGATTGGCTGGTGATTGGCTTCACCGCGATGATGGCTTTGTTTGTGCTGCCGGTGTTCGTCGCGTTGTGGGTGTTTATCTGGCGCTATCGGCGCGGTCGTCCGGCGGATCGCGACCACCGTCCGCAAAGCAACCTGCCCATCGAACTGGCGTGGATTATCCTGCCGTTCATTGGCTCGTTGGTGGTGTTTCTGTTTTCCGCACGGTTGTTCTTCATTGCCCGCACGCCGCCGGACAACGCCCTGCAAGTGCAGGTCACCGCCCGGCAATGGATGTGGAAATTCCAGCACCTGGGCGGGCAACGCGAAATCAACACGCTGCATGTGCCCGCCAGGCGCCCGATAAAGTTGACGATGATTTCCGAGGACGTGATCCACAGCCTGTTTTTCCCCAGCCTGCGCATCAAGCAGGATGTGCTGCCGGGGCGCTACAGCATGTTGTGGTTCCAGGCCGAACACAGCGGCACCTATGAGGTGTACTGCGCCGAATACTGTGGCACCGACCATGCCGCCATGCTTGCGCGCCTGGTGGTGCTGGACCCGGCCGACTACGAACGCTGGCTGAGCGACAACGGCAGTGCTGCCGACCTCGTCAGCCAGGGCGAGACGCTGTATCGCCAATACGGCTGCGGCAGCTGCCATGATTCGGGCAACGCGCCGCCCCTGGCAGGTGTATTCAACCGCACGGTACAACTGGCCGACGGCAGCCAGGTCAAGGCCGATGAAGCGTATCTGCGCGACAGCATCCTGCTGCCGCAAAAACAGCAAGTGGCGGGTTATCTGCCGATCATGCCGACCTACAGCAACCTGTTGGACGAAGAAGCCGTGCAGCGCCTGGTGGCCTATCTGCGCGCACTGCCCGGAGAAACTCGATGA